From Micromonospora rhizosphaerae, the proteins below share one genomic window:
- a CDS encoding D-alanyl-D-alanine carboxypeptidase family protein → MRARVLAAATAAVLVSAGVSAPVQAAPPARAAAAPLPCPKAAAPKVSRPPRPVPPPPVPEDRVVGGEQLDTPGLVAPAGAPAPPAVTATSWLVADLDSGAVLGACGPHEYGTPASTQKLLLAATMLPKLDPKQAVTVTRSDLKIAPGSSAVGLLVGGRYPVETVWLGLLLNSGNEAANVLARLGGGPDLVAGGVRAMNEEAHRLGARQTHAVTPSGLDGKGQFTSAYDLALIARACFANPLFRRYALTERTQIPAQPALKKGGFQIQNENQLIYRYRGALGGKTGFTELARHTYVGAAERNGRRLVVTLLGAEARPLRGWQQGAELLDWGFSLPRDASVGRLVEPGELDAAAEAAPSGSPGAPATPPPWQGPVVTAGRRMAEGDWRVILPVAGGAAAVVGVVVTLLMARRRRPVGRRRA, encoded by the coding sequence ATGAGAGCGAGGGTCCTGGCCGCCGCCACCGCCGCCGTACTCGTGAGCGCCGGGGTGTCCGCCCCGGTGCAGGCCGCACCGCCCGCGCGGGCCGCCGCCGCGCCGCTGCCGTGTCCGAAGGCGGCGGCGCCGAAGGTGTCCCGACCGCCCCGACCGGTGCCGCCGCCGCCCGTGCCGGAGGACCGGGTCGTCGGCGGGGAGCAGCTCGACACGCCGGGACTGGTCGCGCCGGCCGGCGCGCCGGCGCCGCCTGCGGTCACCGCGACGTCGTGGCTGGTCGCCGACCTGGACAGCGGCGCGGTGCTGGGGGCCTGCGGCCCGCACGAGTACGGCACCCCGGCCAGCACCCAGAAGCTGCTGTTGGCGGCCACGATGCTGCCGAAGCTGGACCCGAAGCAGGCGGTCACCGTGACCCGGAGCGACCTGAAGATCGCCCCGGGCAGCTCCGCCGTCGGCCTGCTCGTCGGCGGCCGCTACCCGGTGGAGACGGTCTGGCTCGGGCTGCTGCTGAACTCCGGCAACGAGGCGGCCAACGTGCTGGCCCGGCTCGGCGGCGGCCCCGACCTGGTGGCCGGCGGGGTGCGCGCGATGAACGAGGAGGCCCACCGGCTCGGTGCCCGGCAGACCCACGCGGTGACGCCCTCCGGGCTGGACGGCAAGGGGCAGTTCACCAGCGCCTACGACCTGGCGCTGATCGCCCGGGCCTGCTTCGCCAATCCGCTGTTCCGCCGGTACGCGCTCACCGAGCGCACCCAGATCCCGGCCCAGCCCGCCCTGAAGAAGGGCGGATTCCAGATCCAGAACGAGAACCAGCTGATCTACCGGTACCGGGGCGCGCTCGGCGGCAAGACCGGCTTCACCGAACTGGCCCGGCACACCTACGTCGGCGCCGCCGAGCGCAACGGGCGGCGGCTGGTGGTGACCCTGCTCGGCGCGGAGGCCCGCCCGTTGCGCGGTTGGCAGCAGGGCGCCGAGCTGCTCGACTGGGGGTTCTCCCTGCCCCGGGACGCCTCGGTCGGCCGGCTGGTCGAGCCGGGGGAGCTGGACGCGGCGGCGGAGGCGGCCCCGAGCGGTTCCCCGGGCGCGCCGGCCACGCCACCCCCATGGCAGGGGCCCGTCGTGACGGCCGGCCGCCGCATGGCCGAGGGAGACTGGCGGGTCATTCTGCCGGTCGCCGGCGGCGCCGCCGCGGTGGTCGGGGTGGTCGTGACGCTGCTGATGGCGCGGCGCCGCCGCCCCGTCGGCCGACGCCGCGCCTAG
- a CDS encoding DUF2249 domain-containing protein yields MSQPDRAADRRAAQAVVRHHAELAATLDSHTGRLLAAADRGAETETLRHRDELARWLHDELLPHAQAEEAAMYPAAAALDRGKLLVDGMLREHAAILGLVSELGKASGPARAAAAARALAALFAVHLDKENRLIVPLLADADKVSLAGLLTGMHKLIGAEESGGTGGCGGACACGGDAPPTGAEAAVLSIDPRLDVRDVPHARVLAALDALPADGALVLVAPHAPRPLLAEIDRRYGAGMTTEWLQDGPDVWQIRLQRVPARA; encoded by the coding sequence ATGTCACAGCCGGACCGCGCCGCCGACCGTCGCGCCGCGCAGGCCGTCGTACGGCACCACGCCGAACTGGCCGCCACCCTCGACTCGCACACCGGGCGCCTGTTGGCGGCGGCCGACCGCGGTGCCGAGACCGAGACGCTGCGCCACCGGGACGAGCTGGCCCGCTGGCTGCACGACGAACTGCTGCCGCACGCGCAGGCCGAGGAGGCCGCGATGTACCCGGCCGCCGCGGCGCTCGACCGGGGCAAGCTGCTGGTGGACGGCATGCTCCGCGAGCACGCAGCCATCCTCGGGCTGGTCTCGGAGCTGGGGAAGGCGAGCGGTCCGGCACGGGCCGCCGCTGCCGCCCGAGCCCTCGCCGCCCTGTTCGCCGTCCACCTCGACAAGGAGAACCGCCTGATCGTGCCGCTGCTGGCCGACGCCGACAAGGTGTCGCTGGCCGGGCTCCTAACGGGCATGCACAAGCTGATCGGGGCCGAGGAGAGCGGCGGTACGGGCGGATGCGGCGGCGCCTGCGCGTGCGGCGGAGACGCCCCGCCCACCGGCGCGGAGGCGGCCGTGCTGAGCATCGACCCGCGGCTGGACGTCCGAGACGTACCCCACGCCCGGGTGCTCGCGGCCCTGGACGCGCTGCCGGCCGACGGCGCGCTGGTCCTGGTCGCCCCGCACGCTCCCCGCCCGCTGCTCGCGGAGATCGACCGGCGGTACGGCGCCGGGATGACCACGGAATGGCTGCAGGACGGCCCGGACGTGTGGCAGATCCGGCTGCAGCGCGTCCCGGCCCGGGCCTGA